Within the Maridesulfovibrio zosterae DSM 11974 genome, the region TTTTGATTCTACTGCCTATTATCCATATTTGGATTTCAAAATGCAGTACCCCATTGGGGGACCAGAGGCTTTCATCTGTCAATGCGCTATGGCGCATCACCTCCCCTATCATGCGAGGTTGCAGCAGCCTCGTATAGCACGATTAAACAAAGTCAGGAAATGATGTCGGATACATTGACAGGCGAAGTTCGCACGGTTGTCTATCATAATGAAGAGAACGGGTATATTGTAGCCCGTGTATCGTCTAAAGATGAACCTGCACAGATTACTGTGGTCGGAGTCCTTGGAACTCTAACTCCCGGTGAATCTGCTGAGTTTCATGGACGCTGGAAACAGCATACAAAATTCGGCCGTCAATTTGAGGCTGATTTTTATGAACGTATTCGTCCGGCTACCGAAGCAGGTGTAATCAGATTTTTGAAATCTTCTTCAATCAAAGGCATAGGCGAGGCCATTGCTGCTGATATGGTTAAAACTTTCGGTATAGATGTTCTGGATATTCTTGATGATGAGCCTGAGAAGCTGCTCAAGATAAAAGGTATCTCCAAAAAGAAACTTGAGAAAATTAAAGAGTCCTGGCAATCGCAGCGGGAGATCAAAAATCTTATCTTGTTCCTGCACAGCCATGATGTCTCTCCCACGTATGCAGCCAAAATTTTTAATTTGTATGGAGCTCAGTCTGTAAGCCGAATTAGCGAGAATCCTTATGAGCTTGCTTATGAAATTCGCGGTATCGGCTTTAAAACTGCTGATACCATGGCTCTCAAACTTGGATTTGCTCATGATTCAATGCAACGAATTGAAGCCGCAATTATATATTCTTTATTTTCAGTAAGTGATAGGGGCGGGCATATGTTCAGTCCTAAGGAAAAACTTATTGAAGATGTCTCTAAGATGCTTGGCGGGGTTGATCTATCATTGATCAGTGATGGTATTTTCTCCTTGGAGGAACGTAAGCGGGTCAGAGTTGAGAATCTGGTTGAGCAGGATATCGATGAGGCTGTTTTTCTAATGCATTTTTACAGATTTGAGAGCGAAATTTGTAAAAGATTGCATGGATTGGTCAGTCATCCATCACCTGTAAGTCGGGAGAAAGTTGAAAAGGCTTTACCAGAGGTTGAAACTGAACTTGGATTTGAACTTTCTGATGAGCAGCGGGAAGCTGTTTTTGAGGCCTGCGTAAATAAATTTTTTATTATCACAGGGGGACCTGGAACTGGTAAGACTACAATTACCCGTGCCGTAGTCATGACTCTGCGTGAACTTGGACTCAAGGTTAAGCTGGCTGCGCCAACAGGGCGTGCGGCAAAAAGGTTATCGGAGGCTACAGGACGTCAGGCCTCAACCATACATAGAATGCTGCAATATACGCCGGACAGTGGCGGTTTCTATTTTAATGAGGATCAGAAGCTTAAAGCTGATGTGCTGGTTGTGGACGAGGCTTCCATGCTTGATGCGCAGCTGTGTCTCGCAGTCTTGCGGGCCGTTCCGCTTACCTGTCGCGTTATTTTTGTAGGTGATGTAAATCAGCTTCCTTCTGTCGGTCCTGGAAATGTGCTTTCTGACCTGCTTCAAAGTGGACAGGTTCCAAGTGCTGTGTTGAGTCATATTTTCAGACAGGCACAAGAAAGCTATATTGTTGTGAATGCTCACCGGATTAATGACGGGGAATTTCCTCTAGGTCATCCAGCCGATGCTCCTGAGGCCGATTTTTTCTGGATTCCACAGGAGTCTCCACAGAAAGTGCAGGAGATGATTGCTCAGACAGTCTGTGAAAGAATACCGGAGCGATACGGTCTTGATCCCATGAAAGATGTACAGGTCTTGACTCCCATGCATAAGGGTGATGTTGGAACTCAGAAAATTAACGCCTTGCTGCAGGAGAGGCTGAATCCTTCAACGGGAAAAGCCATTAAGCGTGGTTTTGTTGAGTACAGGGTTGGGGATCGTGTATTACAGCTGCGTAATAATTATGAAAAAGAAGTTTTTAACGGTGATCTTGGACGGGTCATGTACATTGATACTGAAGAAAATGAACTCACTGCTGAGTTCGACGGTAATATGGTACATTATGAATTGGCTGATTTGGATGAATTAACTTTGGCATATGCCGTAAGCGTTCATAAATCACAGGGCAGCGAATATCCTGCTGTGGTTATGCCTATTGTTTCCCAGCATTACCTGCTTTTACAACGTAACCTGCTCTATACAGGATTGACCCGTGCGAGAAAATTGGCTGTTTTAATAGGCAGTAAACGTGCTTTTCATATTGGACTGAACAATATAACGGCTGGAAAACGTTTCACAAATTTGCGCCACCGTATCAAACAGATTTTTGAAGAGAATCTTTTATAGTATACTTTGAAGACTTATTAATTTTTATCATTTAAAAAAGTATAATAATCAAAAAGCGAGAATCTAAGATATCTAATGTATTCAGATTCTCGTTTTTTATTGTGTCTGTGCTTTTGAGAAAGATGGTTAGCGTTTTCGCCTTTCCCGCACCCAGCAATTGCCTTCTATGGATTTTGCCCATTTCTTTAGCGAAGCAGCATGTTCCCCTATTTCCATAAGAGTTTGTTCCGGTTCGCAGTCAAGGATAGCCAAAGAAACTGAAACTAATGGGAATTTGGATATAGAACCGTCACGTCCTTTGCCTTCCATCCATCCTTCGCATGAGTCTTTTTTATTATAATTATATTTTGCCAGTCTCTTAAAACAACGGGTTATCCCCTTGCAAATACGTTCTGCTTTGGTCGGTGTCGTGACCATTACAAAGTCATCTCCGCCTATATGTCCTATGAAATCACCGGTGGAACCGTGTTTCCGTGTAGCCCAGGATATAATTTTACTGATTTGTAAGATTATTTTATCACCGTTTTTAAAGCCGTAGGTGTCATTATACACTTTGAAATTATCAAGATCTGCATAAATAATGCTGTATTTTTCATGGGCTTTCATGCGGCGGTCAATTTCTTTTTCAATATCCAGATTCCCCGGTAGCCCGCTAAGCGGGTTGGTGCCTTTCGCCATTTCAACCTGTACGCTGGCGAGGGTATCAAGAAGCCTTTGCACTGAAACTGTTCCCATTAGTTGATTTTTCCATGTGACGATAACATCATCATAAGCCTTTTTGCGGGAACGGGCCATGGCAAGCTGCGATACGTTTTCAACAGTGGTTTCAAGGTCAACAATAAGCGGACCGTCGTCCATTATCGATTTGATTGGTTTGTTAGAGTATAGGGCTACTCCATATTTTCCGGAAAGGTGCTTATTCAGGTTGTATTCCATGATAAGCCCGCATGGAATCATGTTGTGGACAACTACAACACTGCTTATTGAATTGTTTTGTGCAAAAAGCTGCTGCACTAGCGGGACAGCTGTGTTTGATTCAACATATTCAACCTTATTTACCAGATTTTTTACAGGAATTCCGTAGGTAGAGCTATTTAAAGATATTTCAGCTGATTTACGTAAGTTCATTGCTGAGTCAGTTAGTTGCGGTTTTTCTTTTGCCGGTTTTGCCAGAAAAAAGCCTTGTCCGAGATGAACACCCATATCAATTACAGTTAATGCCTGCGATTGAGTCTCGATACCTTCTACTATAAGTTTTCCGCCTATTTTTTCAGAAAAAGTAGTGAAAGTATCAATTATTGCCCTATTAACCTGATTGGTTTCAATGTCATCTATAAAGGATTTATCCATCTTGATGTAGTCAGGTTTTATTTCAGCAATAGAGCTGAGGCCAGAATATCCTGTTCCTGCATCATCGATGGCAACTAGGTAGCCTTGGTTTCTATAGTGATCCAAAGTTTTGCGAAAGGTTTTAAAATCTTTCACACTGTGTCTTTCAGTTATTTCAAATACGATATTTCCTGGTTTGAGATCATACATCTCAAGCAGTCTTTTTGTCTCACCACTTGTAAAGTTAGGATCAACAATTGTTCTTGGGTGAATGTTCAGAAAAAGTTTATGTTGTGGTCGGTGCTCGCCAAAAGAGCTGATGGCAGCTTCTCTACATGATTTTTCAAGAGGAAAAAGTTTACCTAGCTTTTCGGCCATATCAAATAACGTTAGAGGAGAGCGAAAAGGAGAATTAAGAGGACCTCTGGCAAGAGCTTCCCAGCCATGAATGGTTTTATCTCCGAGATCAACTATTGGCTGGTAATGGCAGCGAATGTCACCCTGTATAAGGATATCACAAAATTCATTACTGAGTTCAAGTTTAGAGATATCTATATTCTTTTGTGCTTCCAGCCTTGCTTCTCCCATTGAGGACAAAAAACCAGACCAAAGCTGATCATTTGATTGGGCAGCATAGAAGAAAGAGTGCCCTGTATTAATTGTAATGCTGTTTCCTGTGCGTCCAATTTGGTCGCTCTTTACGTTGTTTTCAATGTTTACTTTAAATTGATACGCAATTTCCTGCAGGTGGGAGTCATTTAATATTTGGCTGGGATCTAAAAGTAGAAATTCTCCCGGATTGAAAGAAAAGATGTGGAAATCATCATGATGAAAATTGGTATGACCTTCAATTAGGATATATTTCTTAATTTCATTTTCCAGATGTTCAGCCCATTCAGGGCCATACATCGCTGATAATGTAGGGAAATCCTGTATGGCAAAATACAGAATATTGAGCCTGCCTGCATTTTGAATAAGACTTCCTATTCCCGGTCCTTCAAAACATTTTATATTGCCACAGGACATCTTTGAAAGAGGGGCTGCTTTGTTTTTAAGGAGTTGTAGCATAATTTGTCAGGCTCCAGTCTAAAAATTGGTTTATTGTTAAAGTGAAATGTAGTTGTACTTGCTAAGTGTTAAAAGACAATATCCCTTTTTTTAGACCGATTGTTACTGTCGGGTTACAGTTTGTTTAAGAAATGTGATTTAGTCTGGTTGCTTAATACTGGAACAAAATGCTTCTTTAAGTTAGGCAAAGATATATGAATTGATGGAGGAGTGGTGGGAAAGGATAAATTAAAATTACTTATAGTTTCACCTGATTTGAAACTTATGGGCGGAGTTGCTGAGACCGTTAAGCTGCTTTTACGTGAGCTGGAAGGTAAGGTATGTATCAAATCTGTTTTTTATGGGCGTCGGGCATTTCAGCGAGGTTTGCAGTGTTTTCTAATGCCTTTTATTGATTTGCTGCTTTTTACAAAGCTGCTCATCCAAAAAAGATTTGATGTTATTCATGTTAATCCTTCCCTTAATTTTAGATCTATCATTAAAGAAATATTACTTTTTATTCTTTTTTTGAGTTTTGGATATGGTGGTCGAATTTTAGTTTTTTTTCATGGTTGGGAAGATGTATTTTTTGAAAAAATTTCATCCAGCAGCTTCTTTTCTAAAATATGCAGCAGTCTTTTAAATAGATCCGGTGTAGTTCTTGTTCTCGCAGGAAGTTTCAAAGAAGCATTAGTCCAAATAGGAGTGGCGGAAGATAAAATAAAAATTGTTACTACAATGGTGGATATGAGCGATATCCCCGTCTGTAAAGATCGTGGTGACTTCTGCACAACTCTGCTGTATCTTTCCCGTATTATTGTTGAAAAGGGTGTTTATGAAATAGTTGAGGCTTTTCATTTGATTAGTATGGAGTATCCTGACCTGAAGCTGATCATGGCAGGAGATGGCCCTGAAAAAAATCGTCTGATGGAAATAGTGAATGAGAAAGGTTTAAATAATGTTTTTTTTCCCGGCTATATTCAGAATGATGAAAAATTTGAGGCGTTAAAAAAATCATGTATTTTTCTTTTACCAACTCGCTATGGGGAGGGATGTCCTGTTGCTCTGCTTGAGGCTATGGCTTCTGGAATGGTTTCAATTGTAGCAGACGCAGGAGGGATAACTGACGTAATTATCCCAGATGAAAATGCATTATTGCTGGATAAGATTAGCGTTCAGTCTATTGTAGATGCAGTAAGATCTGTTTTGAATGATAATGAGAAGAGAGATAAGATTTCAAATAATGCAAGCATTTTTGCTGCGGAACATTTTAGCTCTGCAAAGGTTTCAGCCAATATATATGATTGTTATCAGCAACTTTTGAAAAGATAAAATTTTATTAATAATTTAAATATATTATAACTCTGGAATGCTATGACTGCGTTATTATCACTGTTTTTCTTTTTTCGGCCGATTATGTTTATTGATATCGGCTGGCTTGTATTTGGATTGAATATTAATGAAGTCTTTGCGATTTTTGCAACCGGGATTCTTATTATAGCTTTTATTCTGCGTGTTATTTCGGCAAAAAGACTTAATATCTCATCTGTAGATTTCTTCCTGTTCGCTTTTGTTACATGGGTCTTTTTTATATATGTATTATATATTGATAGATCACTTTTTAAAGATGCTGCAAAATTTGTTTTACCGTTCATTACGTATTTTGTTTTAAAGAATGTTATAGTTGATACGCGTCAGTATTCCAGACTTATTAAAATCATGCTTATAGGTTTTGCCGTACCTATTATATCCAGTACATTTCTTATTGTTCAGGGAAAAAGTCTTTACACTATTCTTTATTGGAATAATTTAGCTAGATTTAAAGGTGTTTATAACAACTGTCACGATTTAGGTCACTGTATGGCCATGTTTCTGATGCTGATCGGTATATATGCTGTAATCTGTTCTTCAGACACAAAGTTGAAACCTTTACGCCGTCAACGGCTGTTTGTTGTGTTCTTAGCAATGCTTAGCGTATTTGCCTTTTACTGCTTGTATAAAAGTTATGTACGCACATGTTTTTTTGGTTTTATACTTTTTGCATATTACTATTTGTTTAGAGTAAATAAAAGAGTGCTTATTGTTTTGACAGCTGTAATGTGCGCAATAAGTATTTTGTCAGCGGCTGTCTTATATACTATATTTTACGATATGATTGATTCTGCAAGTGGTAAGGAATCTGCTGAAAATTTTGGTTCGGGGCGTCCTTATATCTGGAAACATAATATCATAGAGTTTTCATCGCAGGGTCTTGACGAAATCCTAGCCGGAGTTGGGGTCGGTAACACATGGTCCCATACAAAGCGCAAAAGTGATGTTGTCGGTGGAATGCTGAATAGTCATAATGATTTTCTTGATGTAATGATGCAGACAGGTTTAGTTGGAATTATTCTGTTTCTTGCATTTCAATTCTGTATTTACCGAAAGATACGATTATTGGAGGGCAGGGTGCGATATATCTTCCTTGCCCTGTTTTTTGCTGTTTGTTTTATGAATTTTGCAAGTAACAGCTATGTTACCAGGTTTGGGTTGGGACAGATTTTTTATGCAGTTCTTTCTTATATAGAACTTCCTGACCACAGAAAAGAAGACGAAAAGCTTGGTGGAATTGAAGTTAAGGTTTCTGAAATTAGATGATCGCGTGTTAAGTAATTTTGATAAGCTTCTCTATTGGTTTAGTGTTTCTGGTCATATCTTTTTATGCTATTAATAGGTAAAGTTGTTTTTAACTTTTTTATTAAAAAAATTGTCTTGTAATTTTTGGGGAGTAATCTGCAAGTGACAGCTATCTTTTCTTTTGTATCCATATTAGCTGCGTGGAGTGTTCTATACTGGGATTCGTTTCCACCTCTATTGAATAGATGGTACTCTGATGACTATTCTTATTGTTGGATTGTTGTTCCTCTTGCTGTTTATGTAGCATGGCAAAGAAGGGATATGCTGCCCAAGGTTAGTATTCCTGCAGTAAAATCTGGTTATTTTACGGTTTTTTTAGCTGGCTTTTTATTTTTTCTTGGTAAGGCCTCAGCTGTAGACGCTTTGGTTTTCGCATCCATGTGGCTTTCAGTACTTGCTGTTGTGCTGTTTGTTTTTGGATGGCGATCGATGAAAGCTTTTTTATTTCCACTAATTGTTCTTGCTTTTGCAATTCCACCACCGCCTTTTATTAACAGGATGCTTACTTTTAAGTTGCGTTTGATCTCTTCTGATTTATCAGTACGTATTATGCAATTTATAGATATTCCTGTTTTCAGAGAAGGTAATATTATTGATCTTGGAATGATTCAGCTTCATGTTGTCGATGCATGCAGCGGGCTGAGATATCTGTTTCCTACAGTCTTGCTTGGTGTTCTGATCGGCTATTGGTTTAATCGAAGATCATGGCAGCGAATAGTTGTAATTCTTGCGACTGTGCCAACAGCTATCGCCACAAATGCTTTACGGATTGCAATTGTAGGTTTTATTGCTCGAAGTATTTCGGTTGAGACAGCAGAGAATTTTTTTCATGATGCGTCAGGAATAATTATTTATCTGCTTTCGATTGTTTTGCTTGTCGCGTTGAGTTGTTTTCTGAATCTTTTCAGTAGTAAAAATGAAATTGAATCTGTGCAGTCTGTATCATCATATGGGCAGCCTTCAACAACAGCTCCGTTGCATTTAATTGTTATGTCATTGTTTTTGGGGTTGTTTTTTTTGGGGTATCAAGGCTCTCTCTCTGGAAGAGTCATTCCAGAGAGACAAAGTTTTGACAATTTTCCTATGAGTTTTTCCCAATATGAAGGGAAGCGCGAGTATTTTGATGATAATATTGTGAAGTCCCTGGGGGCTGATGACTATATTTCAGGTGTATTTAAGGATAAAAAATCGGGAAGAGATATTCTGCTTCTGACTTCATACTATAACTATCAAGAGCCGCAAAGAGCTGCACATAATCCGGTCAGTTGTCTTCTGGGGGGAGGAGGATGGGATTTATCCTCTACGGCTGATTTGAATCCTGATTCGAAGGCTGGACGTCCTTTTAAGGTTAGACGGCTTATTTTGCAAAAGCCTGGACATCGCCTTCTTGCTCTTTATTGGTTTCAGCAGAGAGGAAGAATCATCACTAACGAATATTTAAATAAAGCTTATCTTGCTTTAGACTCTATACAGAAGAAGCGGACCGACGGAGCTCTTGTACGTTTAGAGTTATTATTGGCTGACGGTGAAACAATTGAACATGGGCAAAAGATTCTTGATCGTTTTATAAGTAATTTTTCATCAATTCTAGCCCCATATATCCCTGAGTAATATCGCTTAGAACTGGAACAAAATAGAGGAAAAAATGCGTAAAAATATTCTACTGGTTTTTATAATCTTGCTTATCGCCTGTCTTTCAACAGGCTGTGAAAAAAGACGCGAAGAATTTTATTCCAAGGCTCAGGAGTATTACAAACAAAAGAAATATACTGAGGCTAGGCTTGAACTTAAAAATGCTCTTTCAATTGATCCTGAGTGCGCTGAGTGCCGTTTGCTTTTTGGGAAACTTGCGTTTGAAGAGGGCAATTTTCAAACAGCTTTTGTTAACTTCAGATATGCAAATGAGTTTGATCCGAAGCTGACTGAAGCAAAGGTTGAACTTGCTAAGCTTTATCTGCTTGCTAAAGAGTTTGATAGTGCCGGTGATATGGCTCGTAAGGCGTTAAATGAAGAGGAAACTAATATTGACGCCCGGTTGGTTTTAGCTTCGGTTCTGGCAGAAAAAAAACAGTATGCTGAGTCAGAAAGAATGCTTGGCATAGCAAAGAATGAGGATCCCGCTAATCCTGATGTGTACCTGTCTCTCAGCAGTGTTTTGGTACGACAGAAAAAAATGGATGATGCTGAGAAGGCTCTTATAGAAGGAGCTGCACGTATTCCAGATAATACTTCTTTATTAATGAAAATCGCCGCATTATATCGTCAGTCCGGTGAACCCGCAAAAGCTAAGTCGTATATTGAAAAGCTTCTTGAAGTGGGGGGGGGAGATCCGCGGTTTGAAATTTTTTCAGCGGAATATTACTCCAATATTGGCGACACTAAAAAAGCCGATGAATTGATGGCGGCAGTTGTAAAAAGATTTCCTGAGAAAGAAGAATATAGAGTTCTATACGCACGTTTTCTCAGTGCAGAGAAAAAATTTGAGGCTGCTGAAAATGTACTGCTTGAAGGGTTGAAGGTTAATACCGCTTCTCTTCAGATTCGTTCAGCTCTTTCTGGACTGTATATTAGTCAAGGACGTCTTGAAGATGCATCAAAAGTTTTGATTAATGGTATAGCCCTAGATGAAGAAAGTGCTGACAATGTTATGTACCGTAAGCAGCTGGCGACCTTATATCTTGATATGAATCAAGCTGGTGATGCTATGGAACAGCTTAACGAAGTTATTGAACGTAACCCAAAGGATTCAGAGGCTCATTACCTGCGTGGTCAAATTTATTTGCTGGAAGGTAAAGGGCAGAAAGCTGTTGCAGAGTTCAGACAGGTGGTCAGGGATAATCCCAATAGTGCTCCTGCGTATGTATTACTCGCGAAGGGGCATCTTTCAAATGACGAAACAGGTATTGCCATCGAGAATTTGAAGAAGGCTATATCTATTGATCCCGGATATGCACCTGCGCGTGAAGCTTTGATTAATACTTATCTTGACCGCAAGGATTGGCATCAGGCTATTCTGGAGTTGCAAAGACTTAAGGAAAAGCGTCCTGATGATATAAATATTCTTGCTGCGATCGGTGACGTTTACGCCATTAAGGGTGATGTAAATCTGGCTGTTCGTGCTTTTACTGACGTGGCTAAAGATTTTCCTGATTCTCCTATCGGCTTGATAAAACTTGCTGAGCTTGAACGTTCTGAAGGTAAAAATGCTTCTGCTGAGAAATATTATACTCAAGTGTTGAAAATAGCACCCGAATCCCTTGTTGCTATTCAAGGTAAAGTGTCTGTTTTACTTGAACAGAATAAATATACAGCAGCCGTGAACTTTTGTAAAAATCTGCTTGAACAATTTCCAGATAACGCCAGAATTTATGAACTTATGGGCCGTATTCAGGCAAGACGAGGTAATTTTGATGAAGCTGAAGAAAATTATAGCAGAGCGATCAGTCTAGCTCCTGAGTGGATGTTGCCGTATATGCGGATAGGTGATTTATATGTTTCTAATAAAAAAACAAAAAATGGAATAGTTAAGTTTTCAGCAGAAGTTAAAAAAGATCCCGAAAATCCAGGGCCTCAGTTCATTCTTGGCTTACTTTATGAACAGGCTGGTGATTTTAAAAAGGCAAGAAAAGTATATTCAAATATTCTTGAGCAAAAACCCGGGTTTCAACTTGCAGCAAACAACCTTGCATATCTTCTTGCTACCAAGTTTTCTGACAATGGTGGAGATATGAAAGAAGCATTGAAACTTGCAAGAGTTGCAGCCAGTAGTCAAAGTCCAGAGGCTCTTGATACATTAGGTTATATTCTTTTTCTGAATGGTGATTACGAACAGGCCCTTCACGTATTGAACTCTGCTTTGCAGATTGTTCCTGAATTCTCTGCAGCACAGTATCACAAAGCTCTTGTTTATTTTCGTGAGGATAAAAAGAAGGAAGCCAAGAGTATCTTAACTAAGCTGATTAATTCACAGGATGATTTCCCTGAGAAAAAGGATGCTGTGAATTTACTTGAAAGAATATAATTCCATTAACTTAAAGATTATGTTTTTGCTAAGGAGGTTGCTTTGCGACCTCCTTTTTTTTGAGAAGTTACTGGATAAATAGAGTATTTATTGCAATAATGCTTTATTGTTTTTAAGGAGTTATTTGGGAGGAATTATGGGGTATAAGTTTAGATTTCAAGCTAAGACTCTCAGCTCGCTTCATAGAGTAATAGATGCTTTGTTCGGCGCTGTCGGGCTATTGATCTTCTACTCTTTGTTTTCTCCGGGATCATTTGTTTCTAG harbors:
- the recD2 gene encoding SF1B family DNA helicase RecD2 gives rise to the protein MSDTLTGEVRTVVYHNEENGYIVARVSSKDEPAQITVVGVLGTLTPGESAEFHGRWKQHTKFGRQFEADFYERIRPATEAGVIRFLKSSSIKGIGEAIAADMVKTFGIDVLDILDDEPEKLLKIKGISKKKLEKIKESWQSQREIKNLILFLHSHDVSPTYAAKIFNLYGAQSVSRISENPYELAYEIRGIGFKTADTMALKLGFAHDSMQRIEAAIIYSLFSVSDRGGHMFSPKEKLIEDVSKMLGGVDLSLISDGIFSLEERKRVRVENLVEQDIDEAVFLMHFYRFESEICKRLHGLVSHPSPVSREKVEKALPEVETELGFELSDEQREAVFEACVNKFFIITGGPGTGKTTITRAVVMTLRELGLKVKLAAPTGRAAKRLSEATGRQASTIHRMLQYTPDSGGFYFNEDQKLKADVLVVDEASMLDAQLCLAVLRAVPLTCRVIFVGDVNQLPSVGPGNVLSDLLQSGQVPSAVLSHIFRQAQESYIVVNAHRINDGEFPLGHPADAPEADFFWIPQESPQKVQEMIAQTVCERIPERYGLDPMKDVQVLTPMHKGDVGTQKINALLQERLNPSTGKAIKRGFVEYRVGDRVLQLRNNYEKEVFNGDLGRVMYIDTEENELTAEFDGNMVHYELADLDELTLAYAVSVHKSQGSEYPAVVMPIVSQHYLLLQRNLLYTGLTRARKLAVLIGSKRAFHIGLNNITAGKRFTNLRHRIKQIFEENLL
- a CDS encoding GGDEF domain-containing protein; translation: MLQLLKNKAAPLSKMSCGNIKCFEGPGIGSLIQNAGRLNILYFAIQDFPTLSAMYGPEWAEHLENEIKKYILIEGHTNFHHDDFHIFSFNPGEFLLLDPSQILNDSHLQEIAYQFKVNIENNVKSDQIGRTGNSITINTGHSFFYAAQSNDQLWSGFLSSMGEARLEAQKNIDISKLELSNEFCDILIQGDIRCHYQPIVDLGDKTIHGWEALARGPLNSPFRSPLTLFDMAEKLGKLFPLEKSCREAAISSFGEHRPQHKLFLNIHPRTIVDPNFTSGETKRLLEMYDLKPGNIVFEITERHSVKDFKTFRKTLDHYRNQGYLVAIDDAGTGYSGLSSIAEIKPDYIKMDKSFIDDIETNQVNRAIIDTFTTFSEKIGGKLIVEGIETQSQALTVIDMGVHLGQGFFLAKPAKEKPQLTDSAMNLRKSAEISLNSSTYGIPVKNLVNKVEYVESNTAVPLVQQLFAQNNSISSVVVVHNMIPCGLIMEYNLNKHLSGKYGVALYSNKPIKSIMDDGPLIVDLETTVENVSQLAMARSRKKAYDDVIVTWKNQLMGTVSVQRLLDTLASVQVEMAKGTNPLSGLPGNLDIEKEIDRRMKAHEKYSIIYADLDNFKVYNDTYGFKNGDKIILQISKIISWATRKHGSTGDFIGHIGGDDFVMVTTPTKAERICKGITRCFKRLAKYNYNKKDSCEGWMEGKGRDGSISKFPLVSVSLAILDCEPEQTLMEIGEHAASLKKWAKSIEGNCWVRERRKR
- a CDS encoding glycosyltransferase family 4 protein, with product MGKDKLKLLIVSPDLKLMGGVAETVKLLLRELEGKVCIKSVFYGRRAFQRGLQCFLMPFIDLLLFTKLLIQKRFDVIHVNPSLNFRSIIKEILLFILFLSFGYGGRILVFFHGWEDVFFEKISSSSFFSKICSSLLNRSGVVLVLAGSFKEALVQIGVAEDKIKIVTTMVDMSDIPVCKDRGDFCTTLLYLSRIIVEKGVYEIVEAFHLISMEYPDLKLIMAGDGPEKNRLMEIVNEKGLNNVFFPGYIQNDEKFEALKKSCIFLLPTRYGEGCPVALLEAMASGMVSIVADAGGITDVIIPDENALLLDKISVQSIVDAVRSVLNDNEKRDKISNNASIFAAEHFSSAKVSANIYDCYQQLLKR
- a CDS encoding O-antigen ligase family protein — protein: MTALLSLFFFFRPIMFIDIGWLVFGLNINEVFAIFATGILIIAFILRVISAKRLNISSVDFFLFAFVTWVFFIYVLYIDRSLFKDAAKFVLPFITYFVLKNVIVDTRQYSRLIKIMLIGFAVPIISSTFLIVQGKSLYTILYWNNLARFKGVYNNCHDLGHCMAMFLMLIGIYAVICSSDTKLKPLRRQRLFVVFLAMLSVFAFYCLYKSYVRTCFFGFILFAYYYLFRVNKRVLIVLTAVMCAISILSAAVLYTIFYDMIDSASGKESAENFGSGRPYIWKHNIIEFSSQGLDEILAGVGVGNTWSHTKRKSDVVGGMLNSHNDFLDVMMQTGLVGIILFLAFQFCIYRKIRLLEGRVRYIFLALFFAVCFMNFASNSYVTRFGLGQIFYAVLSYIELPDHRKEDEKLGGIEVKVSEIR
- the xrtD gene encoding VPLPA-CTERM-specific exosortase XrtD gives rise to the protein MTAIFSFVSILAAWSVLYWDSFPPLLNRWYSDDYSYCWIVVPLAVYVAWQRRDMLPKVSIPAVKSGYFTVFLAGFLFFLGKASAVDALVFASMWLSVLAVVLFVFGWRSMKAFLFPLIVLAFAIPPPPFINRMLTFKLRLISSDLSVRIMQFIDIPVFREGNIIDLGMIQLHVVDACSGLRYLFPTVLLGVLIGYWFNRRSWQRIVVILATVPTAIATNALRIAIVGFIARSISVETAENFFHDASGIIIYLLSIVLLVALSCFLNLFSSKNEIESVQSVSSYGQPSTTAPLHLIVMSLFLGLFFLGYQGSLSGRVIPERQSFDNFPMSFSQYEGKREYFDDNIVKSLGADDYISGVFKDKKSGRDILLLTSYYNYQEPQRAAHNPVSCLLGGGGWDLSSTADLNPDSKAGRPFKVRRLILQKPGHRLLALYWFQQRGRIITNEYLNKAYLALDSIQKKRTDGALVRLELLLADGETIEHGQKILDRFISNFSSILAPYIPE
- a CDS encoding tetratricopeptide repeat protein — its product is MRKNILLVFIILLIACLSTGCEKRREEFYSKAQEYYKQKKYTEARLELKNALSIDPECAECRLLFGKLAFEEGNFQTAFVNFRYANEFDPKLTEAKVELAKLYLLAKEFDSAGDMARKALNEEETNIDARLVLASVLAEKKQYAESERMLGIAKNEDPANPDVYLSLSSVLVRQKKMDDAEKALIEGAARIPDNTSLLMKIAALYRQSGEPAKAKSYIEKLLEVGGGDPRFEIFSAEYYSNIGDTKKADELMAAVVKRFPEKEEYRVLYARFLSAEKKFEAAENVLLEGLKVNTASLQIRSALSGLYISQGRLEDASKVLINGIALDEESADNVMYRKQLATLYLDMNQAGDAMEQLNEVIERNPKDSEAHYLRGQIYLLEGKGQKAVAEFRQVVRDNPNSAPAYVLLAKGHLSNDETGIAIENLKKAISIDPGYAPAREALINTYLDRKDWHQAILELQRLKEKRPDDINILAAIGDVYAIKGDVNLAVRAFTDVAKDFPDSPIGLIKLAELERSEGKNASAEKYYTQVLKIAPESLVAIQGKVSVLLEQNKYTAAVNFCKNLLEQFPDNARIYELMGRIQARRGNFDEAEENYSRAISLAPEWMLPYMRIGDLYVSNKKTKNGIVKFSAEVKKDPENPGPQFILGLLYEQAGDFKKARKVYSNILEQKPGFQLAANNLAYLLATKFSDNGGDMKEALKLARVAASSQSPEALDTLGYILFLNGDYEQALHVLNSALQIVPEFSAAQYHKALVYFREDKKKEAKSILTKLINSQDDFPEKKDAVNLLERI